The proteins below are encoded in one region of Brachyspira intermedia PWS/A:
- a CDS encoding AAA family ATPase: MNNFWVINTSNLKYSKNINENQIPSFLDIMEREHICLFGYFDSSGQTFKNKIELGDIIIVSQRGIREAYKRDPEHNYFSGIVNSDAYLCRYYDNDFQARKIKKFISLKGKKLTFKEDSISYPTVQPIYKLKTSNDKDKILIDEIKKIMDINMIKECKELLEQNYNLILTGAPGTGKTYLAKEIAKEMMKDNTTQIKDYKQFIIDYYNKNKDRLEKLKKEGDELREQFRKKFPIESLKNISIDDYAVGRGDKNSFCYWIEYGLKRELLDNFSALGSKSSYILYYDKKTGNLVNETDKTDDELIKEIGEELYKMATIENYDDKDSVFNKRKNYLSIKIYNTYHPYTYFPMMSNEDILSICDIFSIEKDNNIYKLNKNIKSFFDNNLKDIDSYIIKIILSENIKLLEGNTENINSKELDYGFVQFHPSYDYTDFVEGLRPIKDSDGKIGFERKDGVFKEFCKKALKNLIDSKKEVSELNKDTIIKNNLIRFIDDVSNIINEKGYFKIDGIDRKAAPLKEINLYDTDMSFDIDTKSAHKIKKNLDDMVRLYKIFISKSISEWNRSMLISAFGFESFITYVYGFLKAFYEKYNSKIEEEVKNNTNTVEKVQKKNFVFIIDEINRGEISKIFGELFFAVDPGYRGIKGKVLTQYSNLIDEESEKYFYIPENVYIIGTMNDIDRSVESMDFAMRRRFAWKEVNAKETQENILKSLDSNIKQNAIDRMNALNNAISEIESFNSSYHIGASYFLKLENYYKSSSDNKNKAFDMLWENHLRGLLYEYLRGMPDAENKLDELKKSYNSGCDNNTQSDSNTSQDSNN; this comes from the coding sequence ATGAATAATTTCTGGGTAATAAATACAAGCAATTTAAAATATAGTAAAAATATAAATGAAAACCAAATTCCTAGTTTTTTAGATATTATGGAAAGAGAACATATATGTTTATTTGGATATTTCGATAGTAGCGGTCAAACATTTAAAAATAAAATAGAATTAGGTGATATTATAATAGTAAGTCAAAGAGGAATTAGAGAAGCTTATAAAAGAGATCCTGAACATAATTATTTTTCAGGTATAGTAAATTCAGATGCTTATTTATGTCGCTACTACGATAATGATTTTCAAGCTAGAAAAATAAAAAAATTCATTTCATTGAAAGGCAAAAAACTAACATTTAAAGAAGATAGTATATCTTATCCAACTGTACAACCTATTTATAAATTAAAAACAAGCAATGATAAGGATAAAATATTAATAGATGAAATAAAAAAAATAATGGATATAAATATGATAAAAGAATGTAAAGAACTGTTAGAACAAAATTATAATCTTATACTCACAGGAGCACCGGGAACAGGAAAAACCTATTTGGCTAAAGAAATAGCTAAAGAAATGATGAAGGATAATACTACACAAATTAAAGACTATAAACAATTTATAATTGACTATTATAATAAAAATAAAGATCGTTTAGAAAAATTGAAAAAAGAAGGAGATGAATTAAGAGAACAATTTAGAAAAAAATTTCCTATAGAGAGTTTGAAAAATATAAGCATAGATGATTATGCTGTAGGCAGAGGAGATAAAAATTCTTTTTGTTATTGGATTGAATACGGACTTAAAAGGGAATTATTGGATAACTTTTCTGCGCTAGGTTCTAAATCATCATATATTTTATATTATGATAAAAAAACAGGTAATTTGGTAAATGAAACTGATAAAACTGATGATGAACTTATAAAAGAAATAGGCGAAGAATTATATAAAATGGCTACAATAGAAAATTATGATGACAAAGATTCAGTATTTAATAAACGTAAGAATTATTTGTCAATAAAAATATATAATACATATCACCCATATACATATTTTCCTATGATGTCAAATGAAGACATTCTTAGTATATGTGATATATTTAGTATAGAAAAAGATAATAATATATATAAACTAAATAAAAATATAAAAAGTTTTTTTGATAATAATTTAAAAGATATTGATTCATATATAATTAAAATAATATTATCGGAGAATATTAAGCTATTAGAAGGAAATACTGAAAATATTAATTCTAAAGAATTAGACTATGGATTTGTGCAGTTTCACCCATCTTATGATTATACAGATTTTGTTGAGGGGTTAAGACCTATTAAAGATAGTGACGGAAAAATTGGTTTTGAAAGAAAGGACGGAGTTTTTAAAGAGTTTTGTAAAAAGGCACTCAAGAATTTAATTGATAGTAAGAAAGAAGTATCAGAATTAAATAAAGATACTATTATAAAAAATAATTTGATTAGATTCATAGATGATGTTTCCAATATAATAAATGAAAAAGGATATTTTAAAATTGATGGTATTGATAGGAAAGCAGCACCATTAAAAGAAATAAACTTATATGATACGGATATGTCATTTGATATTGATACTAAAAGTGCTCATAAGATTAAGAAAAATTTAGATGACATGGTTAGATTATATAAAATATTTATTAGTAAATCCATTAGTGAATGGAATAGAAGTATGTTAATATCAGCATTTGGATTTGAATCTTTTATAACATATGTATATGGTTTTTTAAAAGCATTCTATGAAAAATATAATTCTAAAATAGAAGAAGAAGTTAAAAATAATACCAATACAGTAGAAAAAGTTCAAAAGAAAAATTTTGTATTTATAATAGATGAAATTAACAGAGGGGAGATTTCAAAGATTTTCGGAGAATTATTCTTTGCTGTTGATCCCGGATACAGAGGTATTAAAGGAAAAGTTCTTACTCAATACTCTAATTTGATAGATGAGGAATCAGAAAAATATTTTTATATACCAGAGAATGTTTATATAATAGGTACAATGAATGATATTGACAGAAGCGTTGAGAGTATGGACTTTGCTATGCGTAGAAGATTCGCTTGGAAAGAGGTTAATGCCAAAGAAACACAAGAGAATATATTAAAAAGCTTAGATTCAAATATAAAACAAAATGCAATTGATAGAATGAATGCTTTAAATAATGCAATTAGCGAAATAGAAAGTTTTAATTCCTCTTATCATATAGGAGCTTCTTATTTCTTGAAATTAGAAAATTATTATAAGAGTTCAAGTGATAATAAAAACAAAGCATTTGATATGCTATGGGAGAATCATTTGAGAGGACTTTTGTATGAGTATTTGAGAGGAATGCCTGATGCTGAAAATAAACTTGATGAATTAAAAAAGTCTTATAATTCAGGTTGCGATAATAATACACAATCTGATAGTAATACATCACAAGATAGTAATAATTAA
- a CDS encoding transporter substrate-binding domain-containing protein, with amino-acid sequence MPHSDTDDIGGFDYDLMKEVAKVSDLKIQFVTMQFDDLISALNKKRIDIIIAAMTITEDREKLVNFSDSYLTAGQSIVVNKGNTNIITTNDLIGKTIGAIKNTVSDITASKIEGVRQVIRFDIAGSAFLSLKTGKIDAMVVDKLTCINYLQYDKDLEIVETIEFPKMGYGIAVRKEDTILLNKINKGLQEIMTNGTYQKLVDKYL; translated from the coding sequence ATGCCTCATTCAGATACTGATGATATAGGCGGTTTTGATTATGATTTAATGAAAGAGGTAGCTAAAGTATCAGATTTAAAAATTCAATTTGTTACAATGCAGTTTGATGATCTTATTTCGGCACTTAATAAAAAACGTATAGATATTATTATAGCTGCTATGACAATAACAGAAGATAGAGAAAAACTTGTGAATTTTTCTGACAGCTATCTAACAGCTGGTCAAAGCATTGTAGTAAATAAAGGAAATACGAATATAATAACAACTAATGATTTGATAGGAAAAACTATAGGTGCTATAAAAAATACTGTTTCTGATATTACAGCATCAAAAATAGAAGGTGTTCGTCAAGTGATAAGATTTGATATTGCCGGAAGTGCTTTTCTGTCTTTGAAAACAGGTAAAATAGATGCTATGGTAGTTGATAAACTTACTTGTATTAACTATCTTCAATATGATAAAGATTTAGAAATAGTTGAAACTATAGAATTCCCAAAAATGGGATATGGTATAGCTGTAAGAAAAGAGGATACTATTTTACTTAATAAGATTAACAAAGGTCTTCAAGAAATAATGACTAATGGCACTTATCAAAAATTAGTAGATAAGTATTTATAA
- a CDS encoding KpsF/GutQ family sugar-phosphate isomerase — protein MNIIERGKTTLLLESENLKMLSDKLDSNFENAVKELFNIRGRVITSGVGKSGHVARKAAATFASTGTPSFFVDPNECMHGDFGMITKDDYCLLYSKGGESREIIELVNWLCRQNIPYIAITNDINSTLSKNAKITLLTYVKEEACPLKLAPTVSTTASLALSDALATALMELRGFRAEDFAVFHPGGSLGRQLAKVKSIMHTENLPIIFPDTSLQEALFKIIECKLGIAIVVDDKNVLKGIIVDGDLKRLLVKDDDIKNILSKEVKYIMNTSPKVIYEDTLIGEALHIMEGKITNLVVVNNNNNPIGIVHIHDILKIKAF, from the coding sequence ATGAATATAATTGAACGAGGAAAAACTACTCTTTTACTTGAAAGTGAAAATCTTAAAATGTTGTCGGATAAATTAGATAGCAATTTTGAAAATGCAGTAAAAGAGTTATTTAATATTAGAGGCAGAGTCATAACTTCAGGAGTAGGAAAGAGCGGACATGTAGCAAGAAAGGCAGCGGCCACTTTTGCATCCACTGGTACTCCAAGTTTTTTTGTTGATCCTAATGAATGTATGCATGGTGATTTCGGTATGATTACAAAAGATGATTATTGTTTGCTATATTCTAAAGGCGGTGAATCACGTGAGATTATAGAGCTTGTAAATTGGTTATGCAGACAGAACATACCATACATTGCAATTACAAATGATATTAATTCTACACTTTCTAAGAATGCTAAAATTACATTGCTTACTTATGTTAAAGAAGAGGCTTGTCCTTTAAAATTAGCTCCTACTGTAAGCACTACAGCATCTTTAGCTTTATCTGATGCTTTGGCTACTGCATTAATGGAATTGAGAGGATTCAGAGCGGAAGATTTTGCAGTGTTCCATCCGGGAGGAAGTTTGGGAAGACAGCTTGCAAAAGTTAAATCTATTATGCATACTGAAAATTTGCCTATTATTTTTCCGGATACTTCATTGCAGGAGGCTTTATTTAAAATCATAGAATGCAAGCTCGGAATAGCCATTGTTGTCGATGATAAGAACGTTTTAAAAGGAATAATAGTAGATGGGGATTTAAAAAGGCTTCTTGTCAAAGATGATGATATAAAAAATATACTTTCTAAAGAAGTTAAATATATTATGAACACTTCTCCTAAAGTCATTTATGAGGATACTCTTATCGGAGAGGCTTTACATATCATGGAAGGAAAGATTACCAATTTGGTAGTAGTAAACAATAATAATAATCCTATTGGTATAGTGCATATACATGATATTTTGAAGATAAAGGCTTTTTAA
- a CDS encoding YraN family protein → MANKKIIGNLGEDIALKYLEGLGYTLVERNFKGKKTRGEIDLVMTKGVVIVFIEVKYRRQGSFGYAACSISDRKKKKLYETAEEYLIEKGLSFNQKCSFGAVLIDDTHYNREISFIEDIFI, encoded by the coding sequence ATGGCTAACAAAAAAATTATAGGCAATCTAGGAGAGGATATTGCCTTAAAATATCTCGAAGGACTTGGATATACCTTAGTAGAAAGGAATTTTAAAGGTAAGAAGACAAGAGGAGAGATAGATTTAGTAATGACAAAAGGAGTTGTTATTGTGTTTATAGAAGTTAAATATCGAAGACAGGGAAGTTTTGGATATGCAGCTTGCTCAATATCAGATCGCAAAAAGAAGAAGCTATATGAGACAGCTGAAGAATACTTAATTGAAAAAGGATTAAGTTTTAATCAAAAATGTTCCTTTGGGGCAGTTCTAATAGACGATACCCATTATAATCGTGAAATATCATTCATTGAAGATATATTTATTTAG
- a CDS encoding HD-GYP domain-containing protein → MAKLIKINIQDIKTKAEKKDIYLYNDFLASTGYIDLKEDDMQRFQKWDINEVFMEDNTSLDMEVSADFDKFLREYKVFKKIYLNVIKKVRNNLGGYKNNNLVNMNELNEILDEVLDIVNRNLSSVLQLLNLTGLPRADEYYIRSLNVSLISMIIGRAMKFSENRVKKLGIGAILYDIGLVKVPDKILEKIGKFTPEEYTEIKKHTVYGYKILKTSFRFEEDLAMISLMHHEYYNGKGYPRGLSGNQINLYSRIIAIAHAVEKMLKPIRIASSNTKIKDNKSTFSLMLEKSNANKKKDISLYDAVKEIIHGANTKYDPNISKTFVSIFTVYPIGSIVLLNDKRKGFVFATNPNFPIRPIIKIVSNENGEFTDDGETINLLETNQLFIAGVDKDNNFLEEVRTKILDTEEEK, encoded by the coding sequence ATGGCAAAATTAATAAAAATAAATATCCAAGATATCAAAACAAAAGCTGAAAAGAAAGATATATACTTGTATAATGATTTTCTTGCATCTACAGGATATATAGACCTCAAAGAAGATGATATGCAAAGGTTTCAGAAATGGGATATCAATGAAGTATTTATGGAGGATAATACTTCTTTAGATATGGAAGTATCTGCTGACTTTGATAAATTTTTGAGGGAATATAAAGTATTCAAAAAAATATATTTAAATGTAATTAAAAAAGTTAGAAATAATTTGGGCGGATATAAAAATAATAATTTAGTTAATATGAATGAACTAAATGAAATTTTGGACGAGGTTTTGGATATAGTTAATAGAAATTTAAGCAGTGTACTTCAGCTTCTTAATTTAACTGGTTTGCCTAGAGCCGATGAATATTATATAAGGTCTTTAAATGTTTCTTTAATATCTATGATTATCGGACGTGCCATGAAGTTCTCCGAAAACAGGGTAAAAAAATTAGGTATAGGTGCTATACTTTATGATATAGGGCTTGTAAAAGTTCCAGATAAAATATTGGAAAAAATAGGAAAATTCACTCCGGAAGAATATACTGAAATAAAAAAACATACAGTTTACGGATATAAAATTCTTAAAACTAGTTTCAGGTTTGAAGAAGATTTGGCTATGATATCTCTTATGCATCATGAGTACTATAATGGTAAAGGATATCCTAGAGGACTTTCCGGCAATCAGATAAATTTATATTCAAGAATAATTGCAATAGCTCATGCTGTTGAAAAGATGCTTAAACCTATAAGAATAGCATCTTCTAATACTAAAATAAAAGATAATAAATCTACATTTAGTTTAATGCTTGAAAAGAGTAATGCAAATAAAAAGAAAGATATATCATTATACGATGCAGTTAAAGAGATTATACATGGAGCGAATACCAAGTATGATCCTAATATATCAAAAACTTTTGTGAGTATATTCACTGTATATCCTATAGGTTCTATAGTTCTTTTGAATGATAAAAGAAAAGGATTTGTTTTTGCTACTAATCCTAATTTTCCTATAAGACCTATAATAAAAATAGTTTCAAATGAGAATGGTGAATTTACTGATGATGGAGAAACTATTAATTTATTAGAAACTAATCAGCTGTTTATAGCAGGTGTTGATAAAGATAATAATTTCTTAGAGGAGGTAAGAACTAAAATATTAGACACTGAAGAAGAAAAGTAA
- a CDS encoding EscU/YscU/HrcU family type III secretion system export apparatus switch protein, protein MSKDNKDIKNAAALLYNREMHNAPIVISKGNNYLAKRMVDIARKHKVPVISDENTAKHLMQLEIGEEIPYSLYEAVSIILKYIYKLKAE, encoded by the coding sequence ATGAGCAAAGATAATAAGGATATAAAAAATGCTGCTGCTTTATTATATAATAGAGAAATGCATAATGCTCCTATAGTTATATCCAAAGGAAATAATTATTTAGCTAAAAGAATGGTTGATATTGCAAGAAAGCATAAAGTGCCTGTTATTTCTGATGAGAATACGGCTAAGCATTTGATGCAGTTAGAAATAGGGGAGGAGATACCTTATTCACTTTATGAAGCTGTGAGTATAATATTAAAATATATATATAAATTAAAGGCAGAATAA
- a CDS encoding flagellar hook-length control protein FliK has protein sequence MVNGLGNLLSFVDTNVSSNNSPYNLNNYSYDDSFANMLNKTQTDYSAPSSVSNKIERHLNTEENQTENNYNSYDDYYNDYNQYDAEENTTIEEKVSSSSENAAKKTDETSDNAEEAKSVNNAEEQAENKSEELNASSNKDNIEAKAEKLASGNKEENVSAKEKLALTKEKAKLLLQNTSNDKKADAKEVNTSDTKENILAKADKKENTKNTEEIEKIKKQIESLNAEELSEEDEKELEDLIDSLEALKAMIENEGSEDKKEVLAENTEENIEVKDIDNPEVKEIKVASNKDNDKNIETKDINDINIEDNAMQVDNNAMADANIDMNIENKYADKKDAAEMKNNNSTVNNTISDDKGAELTIINMKDSAEGANLKGYNHYNNNVSKTHNSTNLTDNMIKFQDLMGKLVEKAQVAVNNGKSEVLMSLNPEYLGKVRLKISMDGDNLIGKIFVDNADVKDIFTKNLDTVITSLSEIGINIEGFDVMLRQDMPNDGGFGEELEAIGNRFASENSNNVEEVKADIKAYIVPERKLNLLI, from the coding sequence ATGGTAAATGGATTAGGCAACTTATTATCTTTTGTTGATACTAATGTTTCATCTAATAATAGCCCTTATAATTTGAATAATTATAGCTATGATGATTCTTTTGCTAATATGCTAAATAAAACTCAAACAGATTATTCTGCTCCTTCAAGTGTTTCTAATAAAATAGAAAGACACTTAAATACTGAAGAAAATCAAACAGAAAATAATTATAATAGTTATGATGATTACTATAACGATTATAATCAATATGATGCTGAAGAAAATACTACTATAGAAGAAAAGGTTTCTTCATCTAGCGAAAATGCTGCTAAAAAAACAGATGAAACTTCAGACAATGCTGAAGAAGCAAAATCTGTTAATAATGCTGAAGAACAGGCAGAAAATAAATCAGAAGAATTAAATGCTTCATCTAATAAAGATAATATAGAAGCAAAAGCAGAAAAATTAGCTTCAGGCAATAAAGAAGAAAATGTATCAGCTAAAGAAAAATTGGCACTAACAAAAGAAAAAGCAAAACTCCTTTTACAAAATACTTCTAATGATAAAAAAGCTGATGCAAAAGAAGTTAATACATCTGATACTAAAGAAAATATTCTAGCTAAAGCTGATAAAAAAGAAAATACAAAAAATACTGAAGAAATAGAAAAAATAAAAAAACAAATAGAATCTTTGAATGCAGAAGAATTAAGCGAAGAAGATGAGAAAGAATTAGAAGATTTAATTGACTCTTTAGAAGCTTTAAAAGCAATGATAGAAAATGAAGGCAGCGAAGATAAAAAAGAAGTTTTAGCTGAAAATACTGAAGAAAATATAGAAGTAAAAGATATTGATAATCCAGAAGTTAAAGAAATAAAAGTTGCTTCCAATAAAGATAATGACAAAAATATAGAAACAAAAGATATTAACGATATCAATATAGAAGATAATGCTATGCAAGTTGATAATAATGCTATGGCAGATGCTAATATTGATATGAATATAGAAAATAAATATGCAGATAAAAAAGATGCTGCTGAAATGAAAAATAATAACAGCACTGTAAATAATACTATTTCAGATGATAAAGGTGCAGAACTTACTATAATCAATATGAAAGACTCTGCAGAGGGTGCTAATTTGAAAGGATATAATCATTATAACAATAATGTATCCAAAACTCATAACAGCACAAACCTTACTGATAATATGATAAAATTCCAAGACTTAATGGGTAAATTGGTAGAGAAAGCTCAAGTTGCTGTTAATAATGGAAAAAGCGAAGTATTAATGAGTCTTAATCCTGAATATCTTGGTAAAGTAAGATTAAAAATCAGCATGGACGGAGACAATTTAATAGGTAAAATATTTGTAGATAATGCAGATGTTAAAGATATTTTCACTAAGAATTTAGATACTGTTATAACTTCATTAAGCGAGATAGGCATTAATATAGAAGGTTTTGATGTAATGCTTAGACAGGATATGCCTAATGATGGAGGCTTTGGCGAGGAATTAGAAGCTATAGGAAACAGATTCGCTTCTGAAAATAGTAATAATGTAGAAGAAGTAAAAGCCGATATAAAAGCATATATAGTACCTGAAAGAAAGTTGAATTTACTTATTTAA
- a CDS encoding flagellar hook assembly protein FlgD produces MISADALRMSDKEIKILKQEVGAFNLQHNFQRDPTQNSLGKDAFLKLLTVQMSHQDPLAPMDNRDMIAQLAQFSSVEQMTEVNKNLDSMKTFYSSQTGYSMLGKSVEVMDEAGNRFLGPVEMVMENDTGVALAVRTDNGLITVRPEDVMIVHSSGDLMASEAAAVSQVREAQSEDEAAKVFESSLIDKAQIIRPSGDENNGEGINNEFGDMRAAIEAEINSATQSEVSKTDNANLNKTEKTVGMMKAEEALMNSKESGNKTIKK; encoded by the coding sequence ATGATATCAGCAGATGCTTTAAGAATGTCAGATAAAGAGATAAAAATATTAAAACAAGAGGTAGGAGCTTTTAACTTACAGCATAATTTCCAAAGAGATCCTACACAAAATTCTTTGGGTAAAGATGCTTTCTTGAAACTCCTTACAGTACAAATGAGCCATCAGGACCCTCTTGCTCCAATGGACAACAGAGATATGATTGCACAATTAGCACAATTCTCATCTGTTGAACAAATGACAGAGGTTAATAAGAACCTTGACTCTATGAAAACTTTCTATTCAAGCCAAACAGGCTACTCTATGCTTGGTAAGAGTGTTGAGGTTATGGATGAGGCTGGAAACAGATTCTTAGGCCCTGTTGAAATGGTTATGGAAAATGATACAGGAGTGGCACTTGCCGTTAGAACTGATAACGGACTTATAACTGTTCGTCCTGAAGATGTTATGATAGTACATTCAAGCGGTGATTTAATGGCTTCTGAGGCTGCTGCAGTTTCTCAGGTGAGAGAAGCTCAAAGCGAAGACGAGGCTGCTAAAGTATTTGAATCTTCTTTAATTGATAAGGCTCAAATTATAAGACCTTCAGGCGATGAAAATAACGGCGAAGGAATCAATAATGAGTTTGGTGATATGAGAGCTGCTATTGAAGCTGAAATCAATTCTGCTACTCAAAGCGAGGTTTCAAAAACTGATAATGCTAATCTTAATAAAACAGAAAAAACTGTTGGTATGATGAAAGCTGAAGAAGCATTGATGAACAGCAAAGAAAGCGGAAATAAAACTATTAAGAAATAA
- a CDS encoding A1S_2505 family phage non-structural protein, translating to MNRISSSNITKLEDNEVFVFGSNTQGAHGGGAARFAMNFGAVYGKAFGLQGKTFAIPTVDYTKSGKMAVSEIKKYVDKFLAFTLEHKDLKFLVTEIGCGIAGFKVEEMAELFREALKDEYDNVYLPQRFVDYLKR from the coding sequence ATGAATAGAATATCATCAAGCAATATAACAAAATTAGAGGATAATGAAGTATTTGTATTTGGAAGCAATACTCAAGGAGCGCATGGAGGAGGGGCAGCAAGATTTGCTATGAATTTCGGTGCTGTATATGGTAAGGCATTTGGGCTTCAGGGTAAAACATTTGCTATACCAACGGTTGATTATACAAAAAGCGGAAAGATGGCAGTATCTGAAATAAAAAAATATGTTGATAAGTTTTTAGCCTTTACTTTAGAGCATAAAGATTTAAAATTCTTAGTAACAGAAATAGGATGCGGTATAGCTGGTTTTAAAGTTGAGGAAATGGCAGAGCTTTTTAGAGAGGCTTTAAAAGATGAATATGATAATGTTTATTTGCCTCAAAGATTTGTCGATTATTTAAAAAGATAG
- a CDS encoding DUF1232 domain-containing protein, with the protein MANDKNNKEDYVEINEDDIEILGEDGIYRKYEVYKRYQNKNKMKLRYWLPFITAVIYTLSPIDLIPDRIPIGKLDDILLLVISFMYGIKRANFSYNPIINIIIRNIILSITITGFVMMIIIYILAALL; encoded by the coding sequence ATGGCAAATGATAAAAATAACAAAGAAGATTATGTTGAAATAAATGAAGATGATATTGAAATATTAGGCGAAGACGGAATATATAGAAAGTACGAAGTATATAAAAGATATCAAAATAAAAATAAGATGAAGTTAAGATATTGGCTTCCTTTTATTACTGCTGTTATTTATACTTTATCGCCTATAGACTTAATTCCGGATAGAATACCAATAGGAAAATTAGATGATATACTTCTTTTAGTTATATCATTTATGTATGGTATTAAAAGAGCTAATTTTTCTTATAATCCTATAATAAATATAATTATTAGAAATATTATATTATCAATCACTATTACAGGATTTGTTATGATGATCATAATATATATACTTGCTGCATTATTATAG
- a CDS encoding EcsC family protein, whose amino-acid sequence MEEKSILSFIKMVSNMPLVKIDKHKYLVAAFASEYPSLLQTILEKGAYDAGVPLNIIDTKLREAINYEIAKSSAISFVSGLPGGIVGIGAVPADTAQFLCHALRIVQKLCYISGLPSFTLGDSMTDDEACLAAVYIGVMFEDKEAIFALNSIWKAIAEKSARIGFRVSSVVGYAVISSILKSIGIKIGSKSFMKSVSKAVPLIGGAVSAGFTYTSLNKMSNRLYNKIKESKYSIS is encoded by the coding sequence ATGGAAGAAAAAAGTATTTTATCGTTTATAAAGATGGTATCCAATATGCCTCTTGTAAAGATAGATAAGCATAAATATTTAGTTGCAGCATTTGCATCAGAATATCCTTCACTTCTTCAGACTATATTAGAGAAAGGAGCTTATGATGCAGGAGTACCATTAAATATAATAGATACAAAATTAAGAGAAGCTATTAATTATGAAATAGCCAAATCATCAGCCATATCATTTGTTTCAGGACTTCCCGGAGGCATCGTTGGTATAGGGGCAGTTCCGGCAGATACTGCTCAATTTTTATGTCATGCTTTAAGAATAGTACAGAAACTATGTTATATCTCAGGACTTCCTAGTTTTACTTTAGGCGATTCGATGACAGATGATGAAGCTTGTCTTGCTGCCGTATATATTGGGGTGATGTTTGAAGATAAGGAAGCTATATTTGCTTTAAATAGCATATGGAAAGCTATAGCTGAAAAAAGTGCAAGAATAGGTTTTAGAGTAAGTTCTGTAGTAGGATATGCAGTTATTTCAAGCATATTAAAATCTATAGGTATAAAAATAGGTTCTAAGAGTTTTATGAAATCTGTTTCAAAGGCTGTTCCTCTAATAGGCGGTGCAGTGTCTGCAGGTTTTACATATACTAGTTTAAATAAAATGTCTAACAGACTTTATAATAAAATTAAGGAAAGCAAGTATTCAATAAGCTGA